The proteins below come from a single Caulobacter segnis ATCC 21756 genomic window:
- the fliR gene encoding flagellar biosynthetic protein FliR, whose product MNSFATAFQVYVAALVFSRVGAMVMTMPGVGDQSVPPRIRLSFALLMALLLGPLVQDTVPPIPTTLGGLVGAVIHEILIGLMIGSVLRLFMISLTTAGEIISLQTTLSFAQTTNPSMQGSSTAVATFLSMLGLTLIMATGLHHLFIGAIVKSYTLFPFTRAVPVNDAVTLAVRTVAESFSLGVQLAAPVIVFSLVFNLATGLVGRVMPSFQIFFVTSPLSVILGLSLLALSLGGIAMVWTDRYRALLQVFA is encoded by the coding sequence GTGAATTCCTTCGCCACGGCGTTTCAGGTCTATGTCGCCGCCCTCGTGTTCTCGCGAGTGGGCGCCATGGTCATGACCATGCCCGGCGTTGGCGATCAGTCCGTCCCGCCGCGCATCCGCCTGTCCTTCGCCCTTCTGATGGCGCTGCTGCTGGGCCCTCTGGTGCAGGACACAGTCCCGCCGATCCCGACCACGCTGGGCGGGTTGGTGGGCGCGGTCATCCATGAGATTCTGATCGGCCTGATGATCGGTTCGGTGCTGCGGCTGTTCATGATCTCGCTGACCACGGCCGGCGAAATCATATCGCTTCAGACCACGCTTTCCTTCGCCCAGACGACCAATCCATCGATGCAGGGGTCGAGCACCGCCGTGGCGACGTTCCTGTCAATGCTGGGCCTGACCTTGATCATGGCTACCGGCCTGCATCACCTGTTCATCGGCGCGATCGTCAAGTCCTACACCCTGTTCCCGTTCACCCGCGCCGTGCCGGTCAACGACGCCGTCACCCTGGCCGTACGCACGGTGGCGGAGTCGTTTTCGCTGGGCGTCCAGTTGGCCGCGCCCGTGATCGTCTTTTCGCTGGTCTTCAACCTGGCCACCGGCCTGGTCGGACGGGTCATGCCCTCCTTCCAGATCTTCTTCGTGACATCGCCGCTCAGCGTGATCCTGGGCCTGTCGCTGCTGGCCCTGTCCCTGGGCGGCATCGCCATGGTCTGGACCGACCGCTACCGCGCGCTCCTGCAGGTCTTCGCCTAG
- the flhB gene encoding flagellar biosynthesis protein FlhB → MADDTDPESKTEEPSAKRLADARAKGDVVKSADIPQLASLAGAVSVVILAGGWLTRDLSAALYPFIAHAGTIDLSSAGAMVVMKQATMAALPPLILVMLVSAFAGAIAHIAQSGFLLTPSKLKPDFSKLDLIKGLGRIFGIDGFVQFAKSAVKFLVTGLIAWMVLKPHVGEVRNLVGMDPAAMLPEALKLSKSLLMAVIIFLTATAAFDWFWQRQRFMNRMRMTLQEVKDEFKQSDGDPHVKGKRRQIQMQRSRQRMMQAVPKATVVVMNPTHYAVALKYEAGETPAPLCVAKGVDELALKIRAIAEEHGVPVLEDPPLARALYASVEVDEEIPVEHFEAVAKVISFILNGKKPQSRARPL, encoded by the coding sequence ATGGCGGACGATACGGATCCCGAGTCGAAAACAGAAGAACCGTCGGCGAAACGGTTAGCGGACGCCCGCGCCAAGGGCGACGTCGTCAAGTCGGCCGACATCCCGCAACTGGCCTCGCTGGCTGGCGCCGTCTCGGTGGTGATCCTGGCCGGCGGCTGGCTGACGCGCGATCTGTCCGCGGCCCTCTATCCGTTCATCGCCCACGCCGGAACGATCGACCTGTCGAGCGCCGGCGCGATGGTGGTGATGAAGCAGGCGACCATGGCCGCCCTGCCGCCGCTGATCCTGGTGATGCTGGTCTCCGCCTTCGCCGGCGCCATCGCCCACATCGCCCAGTCCGGCTTCCTGCTGACGCCCTCGAAGCTGAAGCCCGACTTCAGCAAGCTTGACCTGATCAAGGGCCTGGGCCGCATCTTCGGGATCGACGGCTTCGTCCAGTTCGCCAAGTCGGCGGTGAAGTTCCTGGTCACGGGCCTGATCGCCTGGATGGTGCTCAAGCCGCATGTCGGCGAGGTGCGCAACCTGGTTGGAATGGACCCCGCGGCGATGCTGCCGGAGGCGCTGAAGCTGTCGAAATCGCTGCTGATGGCGGTGATCATCTTCCTGACCGCCACCGCCGCCTTCGACTGGTTCTGGCAACGCCAGCGCTTCATGAACCGGATGCGGATGACGCTCCAAGAGGTCAAGGACGAGTTCAAGCAGTCGGACGGTGACCCGCACGTCAAGGGCAAGCGTCGCCAGATCCAGATGCAGCGCTCGCGCCAACGGATGATGCAGGCGGTGCCCAAGGCGACCGTGGTCGTCATGAACCCGACCCACTACGCCGTGGCGCTGAAATACGAGGCCGGCGAGACGCCCGCGCCGCTCTGCGTGGCCAAGGGTGTCGACGAACTGGCCTTGAAAATCCGCGCCATCGCCGAGGAGCATGGCGTGCCCGTGCTGGAGGATCCGCCCCTGGCGCGGGCCCTCTACGCCAGCGTCGAGGTCGACGAAGAGATCCCCGTCGAGCACTTCGAAGCCGTGGCCAAGGTCATCAGTTTCATCCTCAACGGCAAGAAGCCCCAGTCCCGGGCTCGCCCGCTGTAG
- the cckA gene encoding cell cycle histidine kinase CckA — MADLHLQDKALAGVARRRFDPWLAGAAIFFLAAAGFSAAPALKAGPATLAGLLLLLGVAGVAVLGLLAIRGTAASGDDSDQAETFIVALSEPASLAAPDGRVLAANAAWRALMGSQRRLPKGAAGADLFAAMIQARNGQMAEGALRAAEVDHVAKVSSLPGGRLLIRLSAVAKPDPVVETLAPAPVAERAAPPPNSLDAFAGASPFGAALLEGLEPFKSRVLEANPALTTMTGAKTGVVFGDLIDAASRADTETRLAEGRAGPYEVRLARDATRIAHLYLYRAEGRLVAYMIDVSEQKQIELQLAQAQKMQAIGQLAGGVAHDFNNLLTAIQLRLDELLHRHPVGDPSYEGLNEIRQTGVRAADLVRKLLAFSRKQTVQREVLDLGELISEFEVLLRRLLREDVKLITDYGRDLPQVRADKSQLETAVMNLAVNARDAVRAAKGGGVVRIRTARLNRDEAIQLGFPAADGDCAFIEVSDDGPGIPPDVMGKIFDPFFTTKPVGEGTGLGLATVYGIVKQSDGWIHVHSRPGEGAAFRIFLPVYDAPVGVVAAQAAAAEPVKPRAARDLSGAGRILFVEDEDAVRSVAARLLRARGYEVLEAADGEEALLIAEEHAGTIDLLISDVIMPGIDGPTLLKKARGYLGTAPVMFISGYAEAEFSDLLEGETGVTFLPKPIDIKTLAERVKQQLQAA; from the coding sequence ATGGCCGATCTTCACCTCCAGGACAAAGCCTTGGCCGGCGTGGCGCGTCGGCGCTTCGATCCGTGGCTGGCGGGCGCGGCGATCTTCTTCCTGGCCGCAGCCGGATTTTCGGCCGCGCCGGCGCTGAAGGCCGGCCCGGCCACCCTGGCGGGCCTGCTGTTGCTGCTGGGCGTGGCGGGCGTCGCCGTGCTGGGCCTGCTGGCCATCCGCGGCACCGCCGCCAGCGGTGACGACTCTGATCAGGCCGAGACCTTCATCGTCGCCTTGAGCGAGCCGGCCAGCCTGGCGGCGCCGGATGGCCGGGTGCTGGCCGCCAACGCCGCCTGGCGCGCCTTGATGGGCTCGCAGCGTCGTTTGCCCAAGGGCGCGGCCGGCGCCGATCTCTTCGCGGCCATGATCCAGGCCCGCAACGGCCAGATGGCCGAGGGCGCGCTGCGCGCGGCCGAGGTCGATCACGTCGCCAAGGTCTCCAGCCTGCCGGGCGGCCGCCTCCTGATCCGCCTGTCCGCGGTCGCCAAGCCCGACCCCGTGGTCGAGACGCTCGCGCCCGCGCCGGTCGCCGAGCGCGCCGCGCCGCCGCCCAACTCGCTGGACGCCTTCGCGGGCGCATCGCCGTTTGGCGCCGCCCTACTGGAAGGCCTCGAGCCCTTCAAGTCTCGCGTGCTGGAGGCCAATCCGGCCCTGACCACCATGACCGGAGCCAAGACCGGGGTGGTGTTCGGCGACCTGATCGACGCGGCTTCGCGCGCCGACACGGAGACGCGCCTGGCCGAAGGGCGGGCCGGTCCCTACGAGGTGCGCCTGGCCCGCGACGCCACCCGCATCGCCCATCTCTATCTCTATCGCGCCGAAGGCCGCCTCGTGGCCTACATGATCGACGTGTCCGAGCAGAAGCAGATCGAGCTGCAGCTGGCCCAGGCCCAGAAGATGCAAGCGATCGGCCAGCTGGCCGGCGGCGTGGCGCACGACTTCAACAACCTGCTGACCGCCATCCAACTGCGCCTGGACGAACTGCTGCACCGCCACCCGGTCGGCGACCCTTCGTACGAGGGCCTCAACGAGATCCGTCAGACTGGCGTGCGCGCGGCTGACCTGGTGCGCAAGCTGCTGGCCTTCTCGCGCAAGCAGACCGTCCAGCGCGAGGTGCTGGACCTGGGCGAGCTGATTTCCGAGTTCGAGGTCCTGCTGCGCCGCCTGCTGCGCGAGGACGTCAAGCTGATCACGGACTACGGCCGCGACCTGCCGCAGGTGCGGGCCGACAAGAGCCAGCTCGAGACGGCGGTCATGAACCTGGCCGTCAACGCCCGCGACGCCGTCCGCGCGGCCAAGGGCGGCGGCGTCGTACGCATCCGCACCGCGCGGCTGAACCGCGACGAGGCGATCCAGCTGGGCTTCCCGGCCGCCGACGGCGACTGCGCCTTCATCGAGGTCAGCGACGACGGCCCCGGCATCCCGCCTGACGTGATGGGCAAGATCTTCGACCCGTTCTTCACCACCAAGCCGGTGGGCGAGGGCACGGGCCTGGGCCTGGCCACCGTCTACGGCATCGTCAAGCAAAGCGACGGCTGGATCCACGTTCATAGCCGCCCGGGCGAGGGCGCGGCGTTCCGCATCTTCCTGCCCGTCTACGACGCTCCCGTCGGCGTGGTGGCGGCCCAGGCCGCCGCCGCCGAGCCGGTGAAGCCGCGCGCGGCGCGCGACCTCTCCGGCGCCGGCCGCATCCTGTTCGTCGAGGACGAGGACGCCGTCCGCAGCGTCGCCGCCCGACTGCTCCGAGCTCGCGGGTATGAGGTGCTGGAGGCGGCCGACGGCGAGGAAGCGCTGCTGATCGCCGAGGAACACGCCGGCACGATCGACCTCTTGATCAGCGACGTCATCATGCCCGGCATCGACGGTCCCACCTTGCTCAAGAAAGCGCGGGGCTATCTCGGAACGGCGCCGGTGATGTTCATCTCGGGCTACGCCGAGGCCGAGTTCAGCGACTTGCTGGAAGGCGAGACCGGCGTGACCTTCCTGCCCAAGCCGATCGACATCAAGACTCTCGCCGAGCGGGTCAAGCAGCAGCTGCAGGCGGCCTAA
- a CDS encoding response regulator transcription factor, protein MTRTILVWALVLAIGAFALQWLEQQFVLRVLSWKIYAGLIGTTFAAAGVWIGWKLAARARPETFQRNDAALRALGLTGQEVRVLERLAAGRSNKEMARDLGLSPNTVKTHVANLYGKLEVSRRTQAIGKARDLALIP, encoded by the coding sequence ATGACCCGTACGATCCTCGTTTGGGCCCTGGTCCTCGCGATCGGCGCTTTCGCCCTGCAGTGGCTTGAACAGCAGTTCGTGCTGCGCGTGCTGTCCTGGAAGATCTATGCCGGCCTGATCGGAACGACCTTCGCGGCCGCCGGCGTCTGGATAGGGTGGAAGCTGGCCGCGCGCGCACGTCCCGAGACGTTCCAGCGCAACGACGCCGCCCTTCGCGCCCTGGGCCTCACCGGCCAGGAAGTCCGGGTTCTGGAGCGCCTGGCCGCCGGCCGCTCGAACAAGGAGATGGCCCGCGACCTCGGCCTCTCGCCCAACACCGTCAAGACGCATGTGGCCAATCTCTACGGCAAGCTCGAGGTCAGCCGACGCACCCAGGCGATCGGCAAGGCGCGGGACCTCGCGCTCATCCCTTGA
- a CDS encoding thioredoxin domain-containing protein, giving the protein MSEKPIKRVKADWAEVVLVCRKCSKKLKGGFGENGDQKLAKALRRALGAKGAGRKAASGVIEVDCLDVCPKGAVVAVRASAPGDWAVVPRGATISAVIESLGLAER; this is encoded by the coding sequence ATGAGTGAAAAGCCGATCAAGCGAGTGAAGGCGGATTGGGCCGAAGTGGTTCTGGTGTGCCGAAAATGTTCGAAGAAGCTCAAGGGCGGCTTTGGCGAGAATGGCGACCAGAAGCTGGCGAAGGCCCTGCGGAGGGCCTTGGGGGCTAAGGGCGCGGGGCGAAAGGCGGCGTCGGGGGTGATCGAAGTCGATTGCCTGGATGTCTGCCCCAAGGGCGCGGTGGTGGCCGTGCGAGCGTCTGCGCCGGGGGATTGGGCGGTCGTGCCGCGTGGCGCGACGATCTCCGCGGTGATTGAGAGCCTTGGCCTGGCCGAGCGCTAG
- the arsC gene encoding arsenate reductase (glutaredoxin) (This arsenate reductase requires both glutathione and glutaredoxin to convert arsenate to arsenite, after which the efflux transporter formed by ArsA and ArsB can extrude the arsenite from the cell, providing resistance.) gives MTTTDFPITIFHNPACGTSRNVVAMVRAAGYEPEIVEYLKAGWTRDQLKDLAAKSGLSVRQLLREKGTPAEALGLLADGVAEDRILDAMIEQPILVNRPIVVSPKGANLCRPSELVLDLLDQRPASFTKEDGEVVKL, from the coding sequence ATGACGACGACCGACTTCCCGATCACGATCTTCCACAACCCCGCCTGCGGCACGTCGCGCAACGTCGTGGCGATGGTTCGGGCGGCCGGCTACGAGCCGGAGATCGTCGAGTACCTCAAGGCCGGCTGGACGCGTGACCAACTGAAGGATCTCGCCGCCAAGAGCGGCCTGTCGGTCCGCCAGCTCTTGCGCGAAAAGGGCACGCCCGCCGAGGCGCTGGGCCTGCTGGCGGACGGCGTGGCGGAGGACCGCATCCTCGACGCCATGATCGAACAGCCGATCCTGGTGAACCGGCCGATCGTCGTGAGCCCGAAGGGCGCGAATCTGTGCCGCCCCTCGGAGCTCGTGCTCGACCTGCTCGATCAGCGCCCCGCCAGCTTCACCAAGGAAGACGGCGAGGTCGTGAAGCTCTAG
- the fliQ gene encoding flagellar biosynthesis protein FliQ, whose amino-acid sequence MTGAEVLDVGRDAIWLTLKLCAPVLIVGLVVGVAIGLFQALTQIQEQTLVYAPKIVAIFVSLLIFLPMMGALMSAFMRQIAARIAGL is encoded by the coding sequence ATGACGGGCGCCGAGGTTCTTGATGTCGGCCGGGACGCGATCTGGCTGACGCTCAAACTGTGCGCGCCCGTGCTGATCGTCGGCTTGGTCGTCGGCGTCGCGATCGGCCTTTTTCAGGCCCTGACCCAGATCCAGGAGCAGACCCTGGTCTATGCGCCGAAGATCGTCGCGATCTTCGTGTCGCTGCTGATCTTCCTGCCGATGATGGGCGCGCTGATGAGCGCCTTCATGCGCCAGATCGCCGCCCGCATCGCGGGCCTGTAG
- a CDS encoding DUF4199 domain-containing protein, protein MSRTILTYGLMSGAVIILGIIISIVIQGDAPHSSVWLGYLIMLVGLSSILLAIKQHRDKVLGGVIKFWPAFLIGLGVAVVASLAYVLIWEIYLAVTHYRFMDQYAAQVLAAKKAAGVSGAAYAKLAAEMEAMKRDYANPLYRLPMTFAEIFPVGLLVALVSAALLRNPRFLPAKA, encoded by the coding sequence ATGTCCCGCACCATTCTGACCTACGGCCTGATGTCCGGCGCCGTGATCATCCTGGGCATCATCATCAGCATCGTGATCCAGGGCGACGCGCCGCATTCCAGCGTCTGGCTGGGCTATCTGATCATGCTGGTCGGCCTGTCCTCGATCCTGCTGGCCATAAAGCAGCATCGCGACAAGGTCCTGGGCGGCGTTATCAAGTTCTGGCCCGCCTTCCTGATTGGCCTCGGCGTCGCGGTGGTGGCGTCCCTGGCCTACGTGCTGATCTGGGAGATCTACCTGGCCGTGACCCACTACCGTTTCATGGACCAGTACGCCGCCCAGGTCCTGGCGGCCAAGAAGGCCGCGGGCGTCAGCGGCGCGGCCTACGCCAAGCTGGCGGCCGAGATGGAGGCGATGAAGCGTGACTACGCCAATCCGCTCTATCGCCTACCGATGACCTTCGCCGAGATCTTTCCGGTGGGTCTGCTGGTCGCCTTGGTCAGCGCCGCGTTGCTGCGGAACCCGCGGTTCCTGCCCGCGAAGGCCTGA
- a CDS encoding energy transducer TonB produces the protein MIASLALAAAVVATPVPAKTASDMLVPASQPREAVALLNCLVKSDGRLTACTVQDETPSELGVGQAALSMASQFQVDLLGPDGKSRAGSYIQVPVRIRIR, from the coding sequence GTGATTGCTTCGCTCGCCTTGGCCGCCGCCGTGGTCGCCACCCCCGTTCCGGCCAAGACCGCTTCGGACATGCTCGTCCCCGCGTCGCAGCCGCGCGAGGCCGTCGCCCTGCTGAATTGCCTGGTCAAGAGCGATGGCCGCCTGACGGCCTGCACGGTCCAGGACGAGACCCCGAGCGAGCTGGGCGTGGGCCAAGCGGCTCTGTCGATGGCTTCCCAGTTCCAGGTCGACCTGCTGGGTCCGGACGGCAAGAGCCGCGCGGGCTCCTATATCCAGGTCCCGGTGCGCATCCGCATCCGCTAG